One Aquisediminimonas profunda genomic region harbors:
- a CDS encoding acyl-CoA dehydrogenase family protein: MSLDAETFGQLIETIRRFVTERLRPLEAQVAENDEIPDDIIAEMKALGLFGLSIPEDYGGLGLTMSEEVRVVIELGKTSPAFRSAFGTNVGIGSQGLVMAGNEAQKARFLPGIASGEIITSFALTEPEAGSDGAGVRTRAVKDGNHWKLSGGKRYITNADKAHLFTVMARTGGPGAGGVTAFLVPADSPGLSVGAHEKKMGQQGAHICDVNFDDVAVQPENMLGAEGEGFKVAMRVLDRGRLHISAMCVGVAERLVADAVAYATERKQFGQAIADFQLVQAMIADSKTELLAAKALVLETAAKRDAGENVVLECAAAKLFASEMVGRVADRAVQIFGGAGYVADYGIERLYRDVRIFRIYEGTSQIQQLIVARETIKRGG; encoded by the coding sequence ATGAGCCTTGATGCGGAAACCTTTGGCCAACTGATCGAGACCATCCGTCGATTCGTGACCGAAAGGCTACGTCCGCTCGAAGCGCAGGTGGCCGAAAATGACGAAATTCCGGATGATATCATTGCTGAGATGAAGGCTCTCGGACTATTTGGCCTGTCCATTCCGGAAGACTATGGCGGTCTCGGTCTGACAATGTCCGAAGAGGTTCGGGTTGTCATTGAACTCGGCAAGACCTCTCCGGCCTTTCGTTCGGCATTCGGCACCAACGTGGGCATCGGAAGCCAAGGCTTGGTTATGGCCGGCAATGAAGCGCAGAAAGCCCGCTTCCTGCCAGGGATCGCGAGTGGGGAGATCATCACCAGTTTTGCACTCACAGAGCCAGAGGCCGGGTCGGATGGGGCAGGCGTCAGAACCCGGGCAGTCAAGGATGGCAACCATTGGAAGCTGTCTGGGGGAAAACGATACATCACAAATGCTGACAAGGCCCATCTTTTCACCGTGATGGCGCGAACGGGCGGCCCGGGAGCTGGCGGCGTGACAGCGTTCCTTGTGCCTGCCGATTCTCCGGGGCTCAGTGTTGGAGCCCATGAAAAGAAGATGGGCCAGCAGGGCGCACACATCTGTGACGTAAACTTCGACGACGTCGCCGTGCAGCCTGAAAACATGCTTGGTGCTGAAGGCGAAGGCTTCAAGGTCGCCATGCGTGTCCTGGACCGTGGACGGCTTCATATTTCCGCGATGTGCGTGGGAGTCGCAGAGAGGCTTGTCGCTGATGCAGTCGCATACGCGACGGAGCGCAAGCAGTTCGGCCAGGCCATCGCTGACTTTCAGCTTGTTCAGGCGATGATCGCGGATTCGAAAACGGAACTGCTCGCTGCCAAGGCGCTTGTCCTAGAGACAGCTGCCAAGCGTGATGCGGGCGAGAATGTTGTGCTGGAATGCGCAGCCGCGAAGCTTTTTGCTTCGGAAATGGTTGGGCGTGTTGCCGATCGCGCCGTGCAGATTTTTGGCGGAGCAGGCTATGTCGCCGATTACGGGATTGAGCGGCTGTATCGAGACGTGCGCATTTTCAGGATCTACGAAGGCACCAGCCAGATACAGCAGCTGATTGTGGCGCGAGAAACTATCAAGAGAGGCGGATAA
- the gltB gene encoding glutamate synthase large subunit, with translation MNYPPKQGLYDPRNEHDACGVGFVTHIKGVKTHDTVKRGLEILLNLDHRGAVGADPLLGDGAGILIQIPDALLRDWAHGEGLTLPAIGDYAVAMCFLPRDEPAREFATAHFESFIVKEGQILIGWRDVPVDPEGLGKAVLEQMPVIRQAIVGRGASTPDQDAFERKLLALRKQTQNPLAALAEKHQLPGLAELYMPSFSSRTLVYKGLLLAGQVGSFYEDLRNPLTQSALALVHQRFSTNTFPSWKLAHPYRFIAHNGEINTVRGNVNWMNARRRTMESELLGPDLDKMWPLIPHGQSDTACLDNALELLLAGGYSLAHAIMMLIPEAWAGNPMMDAGRKAFYEYHAALMEPWDGPAAVAFTDGRQIGATLDRNGLRPARFCVTDDDHVIMASESGVLPVKEDNIVRKWRLQPGKMLLIDMEQGRIIEDEEIKAQLAAAEPYAKWLESAQYKLKDLGAADAPIEPIINDPSVLLDRQQAFGYTQEDIAKFIEPMATNGEDPIGSMGTDTPIAVLSSRSRLLYDYFKQNFAQVTNPPIDPIREELVMSLVSMIGPRPNLLGHEAGTHKRLEVDQPILTNADIEKIRSVEETLDGAFRTETIDMTWDASTGAAGLELALKEMCWAATEAVLADRNILILSDRSQSSDRIAMPALLATAAVHHHLVRQGLRMQTGLVVETGEAREVHHFCVLAGYGAEAVNPYVAFETLEEIRVRRGLSLSAEQVQKNYIKAIGKGILKVMSKMGISTYQSYCGAQIFDAIGLSTAFVDKYFTGTATTIEGAGLGEIAEETVRRHAAAYGDNPIYRNMLDAGGIYGYRVRGEEHAWTPGNVASLQHAVRGNDPKNYAEFAKSINEQSERLLTIRGLMELKKSDQPLDINEVEPASEIVKRFATGAMSFGSISREAHTTLAIAMNRIGARSNTGEGGEEADRFKPLANGDSMRSAIKQVASGRFGVTTEYLVNADDIQIKMAQGAKPGEGGQLPGDKVDKNIARVRHSTPGVGLISPPPHHDIYSIEDLAQLIHDLKNVNTTARISVKLVSEVGVGTVAAGVAKARADHVTVSGYEGGTGASPLTSLTHAGSPWEIGLAETQQTLLLNGLRSRIAVQVDGGLRTGRDVAIGALLGADEFGFATAPLIAAGCIMMRKCHLNTCPVGVATQDPVLRKRFTGQPEHVINYFFFVAEELRQIMAEMGFRTVDDMIGRVDRLDMRRAVDHWKASGVDLTRILHEVDLPEETARHQTETQDHGLDKALDRELIAAAAPALERGEAVRIEREVKNVNRTVGAMLSGEVARRYGHEGLPDNTIRIAFTGVAGQSFGAFLAHGVTLELTGDANDYVGKGLSGGRVIVKQPSHVKREPTENIIVGNTVLYGAIAGEAYFNGVAGERFAVRNSGAVAVAEGTGDHGCEYMTGGVVVVLGKTGRNFAAGMSGGVAYVYDEDGLFRERCNMAMVDVEPILPDAEGDEGTGRPSQRAIDVHDTGMGDMLRHSAERLRIMLERHHLYTGSKRARAILDDWEESLKRFVKIMPRDYARALKQLEAERLAAASVAAE, from the coding sequence ATGAACTATCCGCCGAAGCAAGGATTGTACGACCCCAGAAACGAGCATGATGCATGCGGCGTGGGCTTTGTCACGCATATCAAGGGCGTCAAGACGCATGATACTGTCAAACGAGGCCTCGAAATTCTCCTCAATCTCGATCATCGCGGCGCGGTCGGCGCTGATCCGCTGCTTGGCGACGGAGCTGGCATTCTTATCCAGATTCCCGATGCTTTGCTGCGCGATTGGGCGCATGGCGAGGGGCTCACCCTGCCAGCCATAGGCGATTATGCCGTCGCGATGTGCTTCCTGCCGCGTGATGAGCCTGCGCGCGAATTCGCGACTGCGCATTTCGAAAGTTTCATTGTCAAGGAAGGCCAGATCCTGATTGGCTGGCGCGATGTACCGGTCGATCCGGAGGGGCTGGGCAAGGCTGTTCTCGAGCAGATGCCGGTGATTCGGCAGGCCATTGTCGGCCGTGGAGCATCTACACCCGATCAGGACGCATTCGAGCGCAAGTTGCTGGCACTCCGCAAGCAGACGCAGAACCCGCTGGCAGCGCTTGCCGAAAAGCATCAGCTGCCCGGTTTGGCCGAACTCTACATGCCATCCTTTTCATCACGCACACTTGTGTACAAGGGCCTGTTGCTCGCCGGACAAGTCGGCAGCTTCTATGAAGACCTGCGCAATCCGCTGACCCAATCGGCGCTCGCGCTAGTTCATCAACGCTTCTCGACCAATACATTCCCGTCTTGGAAATTGGCTCACCCGTATCGCTTCATCGCGCACAATGGCGAAATCAACACCGTTCGCGGCAATGTGAACTGGATGAACGCACGGCGTCGCACCATGGAATCGGAACTTCTTGGCCCGGACCTCGACAAGATGTGGCCGCTCATTCCGCATGGCCAATCCGACACTGCCTGTCTCGACAACGCATTGGAGCTGCTGCTTGCCGGTGGTTATTCGCTGGCTCATGCGATCATGATGCTTATTCCGGAAGCCTGGGCAGGCAATCCGATGATGGATGCAGGCCGCAAGGCATTTTACGAATATCATGCTGCCCTGATGGAGCCTTGGGACGGGCCGGCAGCTGTGGCCTTTACCGATGGCCGCCAAATTGGCGCGACACTGGACCGCAACGGCCTTCGGCCGGCTCGCTTCTGTGTCACTGATGATGACCATGTCATCATGGCCTCGGAATCGGGTGTCCTTCCCGTCAAGGAAGACAATATCGTTCGTAAATGGCGCCTTCAGCCGGGCAAGATGCTGCTCATCGATATGGAGCAGGGACGGATCATCGAGGACGAGGAAATCAAAGCCCAGCTTGCTGCAGCAGAGCCCTATGCCAAGTGGCTTGAATCCGCGCAGTACAAGCTCAAGGACCTTGGTGCTGCGGACGCCCCCATAGAGCCAATTATCAACGATCCTTCCGTGTTGCTCGATCGCCAGCAGGCATTCGGATATACTCAGGAAGACATTGCCAAGTTCATTGAGCCCATGGCCACAAACGGCGAAGACCCGATCGGATCGATGGGGACGGACACGCCAATTGCGGTTCTCTCGTCACGGTCGCGATTGCTTTACGATTATTTCAAGCAGAATTTTGCGCAGGTCACCAACCCGCCGATTGATCCGATCCGTGAAGAGTTGGTCATGTCTCTTGTCTCGATGATTGGGCCGCGGCCAAATCTGCTGGGGCATGAAGCAGGTACCCACAAGCGCCTGGAAGTTGACCAGCCGATCCTGACAAATGCCGACATCGAGAAGATCCGGTCGGTCGAAGAGACACTTGACGGCGCGTTCCGAACCGAGACGATCGATATGACTTGGGATGCGTCCACTGGGGCTGCCGGTCTTGAACTGGCCCTTAAGGAAATGTGCTGGGCAGCGACGGAGGCCGTCCTTGCCGATCGGAATATCTTGATCCTCTCAGACCGGTCGCAAAGCTCGGATCGCATTGCGATGCCGGCATTGCTCGCGACTGCGGCAGTGCACCACCACCTTGTCCGTCAGGGCCTTCGCATGCAAACCGGCTTGGTCGTCGAAACAGGCGAAGCGCGCGAAGTGCATCATTTCTGTGTTCTGGCGGGCTATGGGGCGGAAGCCGTAAATCCTTACGTCGCTTTTGAAACGCTTGAGGAAATTCGCGTCCGTCGTGGACTTTCGCTCTCGGCCGAGCAAGTGCAGAAGAACTACATCAAGGCGATTGGCAAAGGGATACTGAAGGTGATGTCCAAGATGGGCATTTCGACCTACCAGTCCTATTGCGGGGCCCAGATTTTCGATGCCATTGGCCTCTCAACGGCATTTGTGGACAAATATTTCACTGGCACGGCAACGACCATCGAAGGCGCCGGGCTTGGAGAGATCGCTGAAGAAACGGTGCGCCGCCATGCTGCCGCCTATGGCGACAACCCAATTTATCGGAACATGCTCGATGCAGGGGGCATCTACGGGTATCGCGTTCGTGGCGAAGAGCACGCCTGGACGCCGGGCAACGTTGCCAGCTTACAGCATGCGGTGCGCGGCAATGATCCGAAAAACTATGCAGAGTTTGCCAAATCGATCAACGAGCAGAGTGAGCGCCTGCTGACCATTCGTGGCCTGATGGAACTGAAGAAGTCCGATCAGCCGCTCGATATCAATGAGGTCGAGCCTGCAAGTGAGATCGTGAAGCGGTTTGCGACAGGAGCCATGAGCTTCGGGTCAATCAGTCGGGAGGCGCATACGACGCTTGCAATTGCCATGAACCGCATCGGGGCCCGGTCGAACACCGGGGAAGGTGGGGAAGAGGCCGATCGTTTCAAGCCTCTTGCAAATGGGGACTCCATGCGTTCCGCGATCAAGCAGGTTGCGAGCGGTCGCTTTGGCGTGACCACCGAATATCTGGTCAACGCCGACGATATCCAGATCAAGATGGCGCAGGGTGCAAAGCCGGGCGAAGGTGGCCAGCTTCCCGGCGACAAGGTCGACAAGAACATTGCGCGCGTCCGTCATTCGACACCGGGCGTGGGACTCATCTCGCCGCCGCCGCATCATGACATTTATTCGATCGAAGATCTGGCGCAGCTCATCCATGACCTGAAGAACGTCAATACGACTGCGCGGATTTCCGTGAAGCTTGTGTCCGAAGTAGGGGTTGGCACCGTTGCCGCCGGGGTTGCCAAGGCCCGGGCTGATCATGTCACAGTATCGGGCTATGAGGGCGGAACCGGCGCCTCTCCCCTGACATCTCTCACTCATGCGGGCTCGCCGTGGGAAATCGGTCTTGCCGAAACCCAGCAAACCTTGCTTCTGAACGGTCTCAGGTCTCGGATTGCGGTCCAGGTCGATGGAGGGCTTCGCACCGGTCGCGACGTTGCGATCGGAGCGCTGCTCGGTGCTGACGAATTTGGTTTTGCCACGGCCCCTCTAATTGCCGCCGGTTGCATCATGATGCGCAAATGCCATCTGAACACCTGTCCTGTGGGCGTGGCCACGCAGGATCCGGTTTTGCGCAAGCGCTTCACTGGCCAGCCTGAGCATGTGATCAACTATTTCTTCTTCGTTGCCGAAGAGTTGCGTCAGATCATGGCGGAAATGGGCTTCCGGACGGTTGATGACATGATCGGTCGCGTGGACCGGCTCGACATGCGTCGGGCAGTTGATCATTGGAAAGCGAGTGGCGTCGACCTGACCCGCATTCTTCATGAAGTGGATCTGCCTGAAGAGACTGCGCGGCATCAGACCGAAACACAGGATCATGGCCTCGACAAGGCTCTGGATCGTGAGTTGATTGCCGCCGCTGCTCCTGCGCTTGAGCGCGGTGAAGCCGTTCGGATCGAGCGAGAGGTGAAAAATGTCAATCGGACCGTTGGCGCGATGCTCTCGGGTGAAGTGGCAAGACGCTACGGGCATGAAGGTTTGCCGGACAATACGATCCGCATCGCCTTTACAGGTGTCGCAGGACAAAGCTTTGGCGCTTTTCTGGCGCATGGCGTTACACTTGAACTCACGGGTGATGCCAATGACTATGTCGGCAAGGGGCTTTCCGGTGGCCGCGTGATTGTAAAGCAACCATCCCATGTAAAGCGCGAGCCGACGGAAAATATCATTGTCGGAAATACAGTTCTCTATGGAGCAATTGCCGGGGAGGCCTATTTCAACGGAGTTGCGGGGGAGCGCTTTGCCGTACGCAACTCTGGCGCGGTTGCGGTCGCTGAGGGAACCGGCGATCACGGCTGCGAATATATGACAGGTGGCGTCGTGGTTGTGCTGGGCAAGACTGGCCGCAACTTTGCTGCAGGCATGTCTGGCGGTGTTGCTTATGTCTATGACGAAGACGGCCTTTTCCGCGAACGTTGCAACATGGCAATGGTTGATGTCGAACCAATCCTGCCTGACGCCGAAGGCGACGAAGGTACGGGCCGCCCGAGCCAGCGTGCAATCGACGTGCACGATACGGGCATGGGAGACATGTTGCGCCACAGTGCAGAACGTCTGCGGATCATGCTTGAGCGGCATCATCTCTACACCGGCAGCAAGCGCGCCCGGGCGATTCTGGATGATTGGGAAGAATCGCTCAAGCGCTTCGTCAAGATCATGCCACGTGATTATGCGCGTGCGCTCAAGCAGTTGGAGGCGGAGCGTCTCGCTGCAGCTTCCGTGGCTGCAGAGTAG
- a CDS encoding glutamate synthase subunit beta: MGKVTGFLEIERKDRGYAKPAERLTHYREFTIPMPDPALRDQAARCMNCGIPYCHTGCPVNNTIPDWNNLVYEGDWKNALELLHSTNNFPEFTGRICPAPCEESCTLNIDDAPVTIKSIECAIVDRGWQEGWISPQLPKSKTGKSVAVVGSGPAGMACAQQLARAGHSVTLFEKNDRMGGLLRYGIPDFKMEKHLINRRLVQMEAEGVELRTSTEVGVSVSVESLRANFDAIVMAGGAEMPRKLEIPGYELPGVRLAMEFLTQQNKRNAGDDEVRAAPRGTISATGKHVIVIGGGDTGSDCVGTSNRQGAASVTQIEIMPKPPVKADKALTWPDWPMKLRTSTSHEEGCERDWSILTKRVIGSNGAVEGLECVRVEWVDGQMREIPGSEFTLKADLIFLAMGFVGPRTQGFVEQTEVAMDQRGNVAANTKDYSTSVESIFACGDMRRGQSLVVWAIREGRQCARAVDLFLMGETELPY; the protein is encoded by the coding sequence GTGGGCAAAGTTACCGGCTTTCTTGAAATCGAGCGGAAGGATCGCGGCTATGCGAAGCCTGCAGAACGGCTGACGCATTATCGCGAGTTCACAATTCCAATGCCAGATCCTGCGCTTCGCGATCAGGCAGCACGATGCATGAATTGCGGGATACCTTATTGTCACACCGGCTGCCCGGTGAACAATACGATCCCCGACTGGAACAATCTGGTCTATGAGGGTGATTGGAAAAATGCGCTTGAACTGCTGCATTCGACGAACAACTTTCCCGAGTTCACCGGTCGAATTTGTCCAGCGCCCTGTGAAGAAAGCTGCACGCTGAATATCGACGATGCCCCTGTTACCATCAAGTCGATTGAATGCGCTATTGTTGACCGAGGGTGGCAGGAAGGCTGGATTTCCCCACAGCTCCCGAAGAGCAAGACCGGGAAATCAGTTGCTGTAGTCGGATCCGGGCCGGCTGGCATGGCGTGCGCCCAGCAGCTTGCGCGCGCTGGGCACAGCGTTACGCTGTTTGAGAAGAACGACCGGATGGGCGGTTTGCTTCGCTACGGTATCCCTGACTTCAAGATGGAAAAGCATCTGATCAATCGTCGACTGGTGCAGATGGAAGCAGAAGGCGTCGAACTGCGAACCAGCACCGAGGTCGGTGTTTCCGTTTCTGTTGAATCGCTTCGAGCGAATTTTGATGCGATTGTGATGGCGGGCGGTGCCGAAATGCCGCGAAAGCTTGAAATTCCGGGCTATGAACTGCCGGGTGTTCGTCTCGCCATGGAATTTCTTACACAGCAGAACAAGCGCAATGCGGGAGATGATGAAGTGCGCGCTGCGCCGCGCGGAACAATTTCCGCGACCGGCAAACATGTGATCGTCATTGGCGGCGGCGATACGGGGTCGGACTGCGTCGGCACGTCAAACCGTCAGGGTGCTGCCTCTGTCACTCAGATCGAGATCATGCCAAAGCCTCCGGTCAAGGCGGATAAAGCACTGACCTGGCCCGATTGGCCGATGAAGTTGAGGACATCTACCAGCCATGAGGAAGGCTGCGAGCGCGATTGGTCCATCCTGACCAAACGGGTCATCGGTTCAAATGGTGCCGTCGAAGGACTGGAATGTGTCCGGGTCGAATGGGTGGATGGCCAGATGCGTGAGATTCCGGGCAGCGAATTCACGCTCAAGGCAGACTTGATCTTTCTTGCCATGGGGTTTGTCGGCCCGCGAACGCAGGGTTTTGTTGAACAGACAGAAGTCGCGATGGATCAACGCGGTAATGTTGCTGCCAATACGAAAGACTATTCAACAAGCGTGGAAAGCATTTTTGCTTGCGGGGATATGCGGCGCGGTCAGAGTCTGGTTGTGTGGGCAATTCGCGAGGGGCGACAGTGCGCTCGCGCTGTGGACCTTTTTCTCATGGGTGAAACCGAACTTCCCTATTGA
- a CDS encoding GNAT family N-acetyltransferase, protein MKDAEIQLKQDGLCFWDGLLNDRARNTLGKLGSKATRLDLASEDEALDFFARASENLTLAAEASIRRMLHKNPNLVHVIRRENGGPALGLFACLPLNEFGAASIANGQFDGTNPDPAWIVRSGETPVAIYEWLFYGPGLYLKTMPAVGRLYRSLSQVDCPVFSKGTTDFSARLLLSLGFLEARTIYPNAQEGFVVVLPQCSDSWSTKLSGKRTEVRQVRSFEELAHVISIRSATYLAEQFPLYSEEFDGNDFCATHLVGYIDGDPAGAIRMRYFGDFAKVERLAVKLEYRKSRLAFQLVKAAVAHVRRKGFTRVYGHASAEIAPFWKLMGASKMENRKPFRFANIEYHEMGAELEPDPLAIRYGAAPMVTIRPEGLWDEPGALDWSNIVSDPMRAELMIAGSRSGAS, encoded by the coding sequence ATGAAAGACGCTGAAATTCAGCTGAAGCAGGACGGACTGTGCTTTTGGGATGGATTGCTCAACGATCGCGCGCGCAATACGCTTGGAAAATTGGGGTCAAAAGCCACGCGCCTCGACCTCGCCAGCGAAGACGAAGCATTGGACTTCTTCGCTCGAGCAAGTGAGAATCTGACGCTAGCCGCTGAAGCGTCGATACGTCGCATGCTGCACAAGAATCCGAATCTGGTGCACGTGATTCGTCGCGAGAACGGCGGCCCTGCACTCGGCCTTTTCGCCTGTTTGCCGCTGAACGAGTTTGGTGCCGCCTCCATTGCAAATGGCCAATTTGATGGCACCAACCCGGATCCCGCCTGGATCGTCCGCAGTGGCGAAACGCCCGTGGCCATCTATGAGTGGCTGTTTTATGGACCCGGTCTATACCTGAAGACCATGCCTGCAGTGGGGCGGCTCTACAGGTCCTTATCTCAAGTTGACTGCCCCGTTTTTTCCAAGGGCACGACGGACTTTTCGGCTCGACTTTTGCTCAGCCTAGGGTTCCTCGAGGCGCGCACAATTTATCCCAATGCCCAAGAGGGCTTTGTCGTCGTCCTTCCACAGTGCAGTGACTCCTGGTCAACCAAGCTCAGTGGCAAGCGGACCGAAGTCCGTCAGGTTCGCAGTTTTGAGGAACTGGCACATGTCATTTCCATTCGATCCGCAACCTATCTTGCCGAACAGTTTCCGCTCTATTCTGAGGAATTTGACGGCAACGATTTTTGCGCCACGCATTTGGTCGGTTATATTGACGGCGATCCTGCCGGTGCGATCCGCATGCGGTATTTCGGAGACTTTGCAAAAGTTGAGCGGCTTGCCGTCAAACTTGAGTATCGCAAGAGCAGGTTGGCCTTCCAATTGGTCAAGGCGGCAGTTGCACACGTTCGGCGCAAAGGATTCACGCGGGTTTATGGGCATGCCAGTGCCGAGATTGCGCCATTCTGGAAGCTGATGGGCGCGAGCAAGATGGAAAACCGCAAGCCATTCCGGTTCGCCAATATCGAATATCATGAAATGGGCGCAGAGTTGGAGCCTGATCCCCTGGCAATCCGTTACGGCGCTGCGCCCATGGTGACCATTCGTCCAGAAGGACTTTGGGACGAGCCTGGTGCTCTCGACTGGTCAAACATCGTGTCAGATCCGATGCGTGCCGAACTCATGATCGCGGGAAGCCGCAGTGGTGCATCATGA
- a CDS encoding SDR family NAD(P)-dependent oxidoreductase: MPYDFANHGALVTGAASGIGLATARLLAASGATPVVATDRNSESLNNAFSGLEGVVRLAGDVADEAFWSDAMPHIRDTRLAVINAGISSSGAIETLNFEEWRRVLSVNLDGAFLTLRAAIRAIKAHGKGGAIVITASASGLKAEEGIAAYGASKAGVMHLARIAAKECAPHGIRVNAIAPAGVKTPIWRDASFFADLVGESGSEEEAFDALGKASTPIGRFATAEEIAAQIAFLLSTDAATITGATLTSDGGYLL, translated from the coding sequence ATGCCTTATGATTTTGCCAACCATGGAGCCCTTGTGACAGGTGCTGCGTCGGGGATTGGCCTGGCGACTGCCCGCCTGCTCGCCGCATCTGGAGCCACGCCTGTTGTAGCGACCGACCGGAATTCGGAGAGCCTAAACAATGCCTTTTCAGGGCTTGAGGGTGTCGTCCGCCTTGCAGGAGATGTCGCGGATGAAGCCTTCTGGTCTGATGCGATGCCGCATATTCGTGACACGCGTCTTGCCGTGATCAACGCGGGTATCTCAAGCAGCGGGGCCATCGAAACTCTCAATTTTGAAGAATGGCGGCGTGTGCTGTCCGTCAATCTTGACGGCGCCTTCCTGACTCTTCGCGCCGCGATTCGCGCGATTAAAGCGCATGGCAAGGGTGGCGCAATAGTCATTACCGCGTCTGCTTCCGGGCTCAAGGCGGAGGAGGGTATTGCCGCCTATGGCGCATCAAAGGCCGGGGTCATGCATCTCGCACGCATCGCGGCCAAGGAATGCGCACCACATGGCATCCGCGTCAATGCGATAGCACCAGCGGGTGTTAAAACACCGATCTGGCGCGATGCATCCTTTTTTGCAGACCTTGTTGGCGAAAGCGGCAGCGAAGAAGAGGCCTTTGACGCACTTGGGAAAGCCTCCACACCAATCGGTCGCTTTGCCACGGCTGAAGAGATTGCAGCGCAGATTGCGTTTCTGCTTTCAACCGATGCTGCCACGATCACAGGCGCGACACTCACCAGCGATGGCGGTTATCTCCTCTAG
- a CDS encoding SDR family oxidoreductase, translated as MDTAKLFSLEGRVALITGGSKNIGRMIAEGFLAQGAKVYISSRKADVCDATAAELGPNCHSLPQDVSSVAGCKALAAAFAEKEPKLDILVNNAGAAWGAPFEDFPEVGWDKVMDLNVKSPFFLTQALYPQLKAAASAEHPAKVINITSIDGIRLNPWDTFSYHASKSSLIYLTRRMAARLIADQINVTSIAPGAFASDMNRAARDHSDAVAKNIPNKRIGKPEDMAAAAIFLASDAGNYVIGDTITVDGGVAHANIGSPSIEAS; from the coding sequence ATGGATACTGCAAAGCTCTTTTCACTCGAAGGGCGTGTCGCGCTTATTACGGGCGGCTCCAAGAATATCGGCCGGATGATTGCTGAGGGATTTCTCGCGCAGGGCGCGAAGGTCTACATTTCCTCCCGCAAAGCCGATGTTTGTGATGCTACGGCAGCCGAATTGGGGCCAAACTGCCATTCGCTGCCACAGGATGTTTCGAGTGTGGCGGGCTGCAAGGCGCTTGCTGCTGCCTTTGCAGAGAAGGAGCCGAAGCTCGATATTCTGGTGAATAATGCGGGGGCTGCATGGGGAGCGCCATTTGAGGACTTTCCGGAAGTCGGTTGGGACAAGGTGATGGACCTTAACGTCAAATCGCCGTTTTTCCTGACGCAGGCGCTCTATCCGCAACTCAAAGCTGCTGCGTCTGCAGAGCATCCCGCCAAGGTCATCAACATCACGTCCATTGACGGTATTCGCCTGAATCCTTGGGATACTTTTAGCTATCATGCGTCTAAGTCGTCCTTGATCTACTTGACGCGTCGCATGGCTGCGAGGTTGATCGCCGACCAGATCAACGTAACATCAATTGCCCCCGGTGCATTTGCGTCTGACATGAACCGTGCAGCGCGCGATCACAGCGATGCTGTTGCGAAGAACATCCCCAACAAACGGATAGGCAAGCCGGAGGACATGGCGGCGGCGGCGATCTTCCTTGCCAGCGATGCGGGCAATTATGTGATTGGGGATACAATCACGGTCGACGGGGGCGTCGCTCACGCCAACATCGGCTCACCCAGCATCGAGGCCAGCTAG